The following are from one region of the Penaeus monodon isolate SGIC_2016 chromosome 19, NSTDA_Pmon_1, whole genome shotgun sequence genome:
- the LOC119585082 gene encoding solute carrier family 46 member 3-like (The sequence of the model RefSeq protein was modified relative to this genomic sequence to represent the inferred CDS: added 52 bases not found in genome assembly): MTVMNSVMHLGDPCGTAVGAWLFAAGGFVCVYAFSLLLITVCIVWTVVAIRDREPPGDAPSGTRPRTLRPTQRAPGTRGNVVDLVRVCFRRRPGRGRLYLVLLMTFMLGIISSTPHNLYLWSRRVFLWDEKAYSRYTAVAQLVEISVMLASAPLARRLGLHDCTLGAATTLLVFVKLLTLGLLTCASQWWVMYLFIVFPVALPAVAVRGMISKLCNPEEVGRIFSMLAILEILWPLIDSALYTVIYSSTIAFYPSYEHLVGAAFALYVFSGFLVVRLMMQEDGKEVPRHPAEGDVEKCEKSDAGQKC; encoded by the exons ATGACGGTCATGAACTCCGTCATGCACCTGGGAGACCCCTGCGGGACGGCCGTGGGCGCGTGGCTCTTCGCCGCCGGAGGCTTCGTCTGCGTCTACGCCTTCTCGCTTCTGCTGATCACGGTGTGCATCGTGTGGACCGTCGTGGCCATCAGGGACCGCGAGCCCCCGGGGGATGCGCCCTCGGGGACACGGCCAAGGACCCTGAGGCCGACGCAGCGAGCCCCTGGAACCCGCGGTAACGTCGTGGACCTCGTGCGCGTGTGCTTCCGGCGGCGCCCGGGGCGAGGGCGGCTCTACCTGGTGCTCCTCATGACCTTTATGCTGGGCATCATAAGCAGCACGCCCCACAACCTGTACCTGTGGAGCCGCCGAGTGTTCCTGTGGGACGAGAAGGCGTACAGCAGGTACACGGCGGTGGCGCAGCTGGTCGAGATCTCCGTGATGCTCGCCTCGGCCCCGCTCGCCCGGCGCCTCGGCCTCCACGACTGCACGCTGGGGGCGGCCACGACGCTGCTGGTGTTCGTCAAGCTGCTGACGCTCGGCCTTCTCACCTGCGCGAGCCAGTGGTGGGTCATGTACCTGTTCATCGTCTTCCCCGTGGCCCTCCCCGCCGTGGCCGTTCGGGGCATGATCTCCAAG CTCTGCAACCCGGAAGAAGTGGGTCGAATTTTCTCCATGTTGGCCATTTTGGAAATCCTGTGGCCCCTGATCGACAGCGCTTTATACACAGTGATTTACAGCTCGACCATCGCTTTCTACCCGTCTTACGAACATCTCGTGGGGGCTGCCTTCGCCCTGTACGTCTTCAGCGGGTTCCTCGTGGTCAGGCTTATGATGCAGGAGGACGGTAAAGAGGTTCCTCGTCATCCAGC
- the LOC119585341 gene encoding uncharacterized protein LOC119585341 codes for MSWICFGLACFPHNLYLWTRRVYLWDENQYSLYSTINQVIEQVMSLIAAPVLHKLAVHDCLMGAGASFLSFLKMLTLGLTTSPSQWWVIYLFVIIPSAIPSAAIRAQMSKICDPGEVGRVFSMLAILEVLWPLADSAIFTAVYSSTLDFYPSYEHLVGAFCGVFEICGFLGLRLSLEHVKNRVGRGAAEEELAKVEDPAKSC; via the exons ATGTCGTGGATCTGTTTCGG ATTAGCATGTTTCCCCCATAACCTCTACCTCTGGACCCGTCGAGTGTACCTCTGGGACGAGAACCAATACAGCTTGTACTCGACCATTAACCAAGTGATAGAACAAGTCATGAGTCTCATCGCAGCTCCTGTGTTGCACAAATTGGCCGTGCACGACTGTTTGATGGGAGCTGGCGCGTCGTTTCTCAGTTTCCTGAAGATGCTCACGCTCGGCCTGACAACTTCTCCGTCCCAGTGGTGGGTCATTTACCTCTTCGTCATCATACCTTCTGCTATTCCTTCTGCTGCCATCAGAGCTCAGATGTCCAAG ATATGCGACCCGGGCGAGGTAGGTCGCGTGTTCTCCATGCTGGCTATCTTGGAGGTGTTGTGGCCACTCGCCGACAGCGCCATCTTCACCGCCGTCTACAGCTCGACCTTGGACTTCTACCCTTCGTACGAACACCTCGTCGGCGCCTTCTGCGGGGTCTTCGAAATCTGCGGGTTCCTTGGCCTCAGACTCTCGCTGGAACACGTGAAGAATCGGGTTGGTCGAGGAGCTGCTGAAGAGGAACTAGCGAAGGTGGAGGACCCCGCCAAGTCCTGCTGA
- the LOC119585458 gene encoding solute carrier family 46 member 3-like → MESEARTSKTLRKVRGFLGGISIEPILFLYYMGLYSRSVVKENLKLDRFCRITLGYDEEDCASLNDGHHEEIQAETQKLDSVFIFYEKVASTVVPLVLVSFAATWSDRRGRKALIVLSFFGDLLYIVIYLLESLFPSWPPQVLLLASFLNSLGGGMMVLLMACYSFMADKTNAKTRTVRMAIMNSAMHMGGPIGTALGAWVFAAKGYVWVFGLGLVIVVVCLLLVIFFIRDIDSSSDTKEAPGDGHDTKEAPGDGHDTKEPQVMDTTPRKPQVT, encoded by the coding sequence ATGGAGAGCGAGGCGAGGACGAGCAAGACCCTCAGGAAAGTCCGCGGCTTCCTGGGCGGCATCTCCATCGAGCCGATCTTGTTTCTCTACTACATGGGCCTGTACTCTCGGTCGGTCGTGAAGGAGAACCTGAAGCTAGATCGGTTCTGCAGGATAACTCTGGGCTACGATGAGGAGGACTGCGCCTCACTCAACGACGGCCACCACGAGGAAATACAGGCGGAGACGCAGAAGTTGGACAGCGTGTTCATCTTCTACGAGAAAGTGGCGTCGACGGTGGTTCCTCTGGTGCTCGTGTCCTTCGCCGCCACGTGGAGCGACCGCCGCGGGAGGAAGGCGCTGatcgttctctccttcttcgGGGATTTGCTCTACATCGTGATCTACCTGCTCGAGTCCCTCTTCCCCTCGTGGCCCCCGCaggtcctcctcctcgcctccttcctgAACAGCCTCGGCGGAGGAATGATGGTGCTCCTGATGGCCTGCTACAGCTTCATGGCGGACAAGACCAACGCCAAGACGCGCACGGTCCGCATGGCGATCATGAATTCCGCCATGCACATGGGAGGCCCGATTGGCACTGCCTTGGGCGCGTGGGTCTTCGCCGCCAAGGGGTATGTCTGGGTCTTCGGTCTCGGGCTCGTGATAGTCGTGGTGTGTCTCCTCCTAGTCATCTTCTTCATCAGAGATATAGACTCTAGTTCCGACACCAAAGAAGCCCCAGGTGATGGACACGACACCAAGGAAGCCCCAGGTGATGGACACGACACCAAAGAGCCCCAGGTGATGGACACGACACCAAGGAAGCCCCAGGTGACATGA
- the LOC119585342 gene encoding proton-coupled folate transporter-like — MNDGEHDDLQVAVQKLDNMFNLFESLVGSLVPFLLVVFIASWSDRRGRKGPLMISLSGSALYAAVYLLEAVNPTWPPEVLLLASFLQSVGGGWVLFFMAAYSYIADHSSGEARTLRLTVMSAVWQLGGPAGTALAAWLFDVGGYVWVFGLSLALYVLCLLYTLLVVRDRARGPAEGRPQAQARGGGPCDARNILDLFRACFRRRPARGRLHLLLTMTFMLGAYSSGAHNMYLWARRVLSWGSGQYSLYSTVNQLCQQGVKLLTAPLLRRLRVHDCAVGAGAALLNMAQLTAFGFTTAPGQGWVLYAFVLLPGGLVGVTVRAVLSKRLRLTIIFNLSHTTS; from the exons ATGAACGACGGCGAACACGACGACCTGCAGGTGGCGGTGCAGAAGCTGGACAACATGTTCAACCTGTTCGAGAGCCTCGTGGGGTCGCTGGTGCCCTTCCTGCTGGTCGTGTTCATCGCCTCGTGGAGCGACCGGCGGGGCAGGAAGGGCCCCCTCATGATCTCCCTCAGCGGCAGCGCCCTCTACGCCGCCGTGTACCTGCTGGAGGCCGTGAACCCGACGTGGCCGCCCGAGGTGCTGCTGCTGGCGTCCTTCCTGCAGAGCGTGGGCGGCGGCTGGGTGCTCTTCTTCATGGCTGCCTACAGCTACATCGCCGACCACTCGAGCGGCGAGGCCCGGACGCTGCGCCTGACCGTCATGAGCGCCGTCTGGCAGCTGGGCGGCCCGGCCGGCACCGCCCTCGCCGCCTGGCTCTTCGACGTGGGCGGCTACGTGTGGGTGTTCGGGCTCAGCCTGGCGCTGTACGTGCTGTGCCTGCTGTACACGCTGCTCGTGGTGCGGGACAGGGCGCGAGGGCCGGCGGAGGGGAGGCCGCAGGCGCAGGCGCGGGGCGGCGGCCCTTGCGACGCGCGGAACATCCTGGATCTGTTCCGCGCCTGCTTCAGGAGGCGGCCAGCGCGCGGGCGCCTGCACTTGCTGCTGACCATGACGTTCATGCTGGGCGCCTACAGCTCCGGCGCCCACAACATGTACCTGTGGGCGCGGCGGGTGCTCAGCTGGGGCTCCGGCCAGTACAGCCTGTACTCCACCGTGAACCAGCTGTGCCAGCAGGGCGTCAAGCTCCTGACGGCGCCGCTGCTCCGCCGTCTGAGGGTGCACGACTGCGCGGTGGGCGCGGGGGCGGCGCTGCTCAACATGGCGCAGCTCACGGCCTTCGGATTTACCACGGCGCCCGGTCAGGGCTGGGTCCTGTACGCCTTCGTGCTCCTGCCGGGCGGCCTCGTCGGCGTCACCGTCAGGGCCGTCCTCTCCAAG CGGTTACGGTTAACAATTATCTTCAACCTCTCCCATACTACTTCATAA